TGTTGTGCAGACGagatttcttcttcctcgctggtTGTGTGGAGATGAGGAGAGTTGTGGCGCCCTGCATGGtgcagctcttcttctcccttctccacGCGGCTCAGCAGGAGGCCGATGGGTCCTGCGCTCTTCATTTCCCTCcatctttcctctttctctcgcttccttctcttcgccatcgctctcctcgccgcctctctctctgcctcaaCAAACAACCGGTGAGGATGCTCCTTCATagcctcctgctctctctcgcctggggcttctctcccttgttcttcctctgcatctgctctgtctcgctgttcaacctttctgtcttctgcgaGGCTTTCGTTGACCGGTGCTTGTGGGCGAAATGCATTCCTCCCCTGGCGGACACCAGAGGCCTCCCTGGGCGGCGtcggaggcgaaggcaagCGCGCCAGCGAAAAGCGGAAGTCcgagggagagagcaaggCCATGCCCATCTTCTGCGTTCCAAAATCGAccgcgagaagcgacgagaagacggCCAGCTGGGCGTCCGACAAAGGCCGCCGCAGCGCCACAGTTCCTCCGTCCAACACAGTGTGCAGGCAGCtcagaggcgagggagaaggcgacgaggagtCAGCGGAggactggagaaaagaggctGCAAAAGGGGAAGCAGATTGAAAGGGgaacagcgaaggagacgaaaacgagggagagaaagaagacgccagCGAAGCTGAAGGAGCGGTAGGAACCGCCGAAGCAGCTGGAGAACGCCGACAAGGCTCGGGAGCCgccagagaagcaaaagatcGAGTTCTGGAGTTCCTTCGAGTTCGCGTCGCCTGGTTCGCGTTGCTCCGCTCTCTCGTGGGCTCTATGGCGACGGAGGGAGACGCGCAGAGGTCGGACGGCGACGCAAGAAACGCACAGTGCAACGGACTCCAAGAGCTGAGGGCGCTTGCAGCGGCAGGACGACCTGAGGCACAAGGCAAAGACGAGGTCGGAGGagcagagcgagacgaagaaagcagagacgcgtgAGCAGGCAAGAGGCCGTAGCTTACAGCGCggtcgcgagagaaagagaccgaGAGGGCAGCAGGCAATGGACGAGGAGAGGTTTGGCTGCGGCGACAGAGATCAGTGGACCTCGCGTGAGACTTGAAGACGAGTGACTCGgtgaagaagggggagaggaagaagaagccggaaaagagaaggaaatgcattcggagagcgagacgcaAAGGTTGGAAGAGGAGGCGTAGACGCCCAGCGGACACCCGCCAGAACGTCATCGTGTTTCCCTTGTACCTCTAGGAAAAGGCATGCAGGAAAAGATGAAGATTTGTCTCTGCCAAATCCAAAGGTCAAGCTTGCCACCGCGCCACAGGTCTGTTTGTGGTTCTTTCGCCATGTCTGTAAGGCGATTCTGGGCTGGCGCTGTTTCCATCTTCATCTCCTGATTTCTCcccgtctgtttttctccatctccctctccgttggcttctctctctaaCCCGGCCTCTgatcgtctctcttcccctcagTCCTCCCGCCTCTCCTGTTCCCCCTCCTGTTccctcctcgtttttcccAGTTCTCTCGAGGCTTCCATCTCGCTTCCCCCTTCTCGTCTGTGCCCCGTTATCATCGCgttgtcctcttctccactgtcGGTGTTTTCAACCGCCGCgctcctcgtccttcctctcgtccttcttctcgtcctgcCCGCTGATTCTTCCTCCAGTGCTCGCAAGgcgagcgaggaaaacgaagccgGAAGGGAGGCGTCCGAAGTCGCTTCTCCGAATGCAGCGAATCGATCAGCAAGTTCCTCGTCTGATGCAGCCTGAGAGCACACAGTCGGCTACgcgtctcgcgttctcgAGAGTCAACGCAGAGCTTTGGGGTTGTCAAGGCgggcagagaggagcagcgcaggagtcccggcgacgcagaagtctgtgcatgcactctggCAGCAGGTGGAGTTCTGCAGCgtcacagaagaagagagacagagaggaaaagagagaacgagaaacgcggcgTCGATGCTGCGCCTCCAGCCGTGTCTTGATCGCAGCGAGGCTCGCGTCAGATGAGGGAGGCTTCGTCGCCTGGGGACGCATCGCAGCGAGAGCgagtgaagaaaaaaagcatgTATGGAAAACGAAATCTTTCTTCCACTGAGGCGAACCTTTCTTCCGTGTGTAAACTGGGCAAGAAACCCGCGAAAACTCGACAAGCctcagagacacagagacatgcatgcaagggaGCCGCTTTTCACACGCTGTCAGGTTTAGCGTCTCCGTGGTGTTCCCAGGTgccagacagagagacagaggaggaacggagaaagtTCTGGTTTTCCCTGGTTTTCTCGAAttgaaacgaagaaagacaaaaggaAAGTGCTCTGGAAAGAGTGAATCGTCTCCGCAACGCGCTCGAAGAAAACTCCTGCTGTGTTGCGCCTTTTCCCTCCCGCCTGGCTAGACCTTCGCGGCGGCCGCGACTTTGCGCTTGCGGCTCTGCGCGTGTAGATTTCGAAGTTGTCCTGCCTTCGTTGGTGAAGTTCAGGCCTTTCTcgcgagggaaggagaggcgaaaagaTTTGGGAGGTTCTCCAAGGCTTTTCGACG
This window of the Toxoplasma gondii ME49 chromosome VI, whole genome shotgun sequence genome carries:
- a CDS encoding hypothetical protein (encoded by transcript TGME49_244140~Signal peptide predicted by SignalP 2.0 HMM (probability 0.449) with cleavage site probability 0.205 at residue 42~Predicted trans-membrane domain (TMHMM2.0):20-40) — translated: MTFWRVSAGRLRLLFQPLRLALRMHFLLFSGFFFLSPFFTESLVFKSHARSTDLCRRSQTSPRPLPAALSVSFSRDRAVSYGLLPAHASLLSSSRSAPPTSSLPCASGRPAAASALSSWSPLHCAFLASPSDLCASPSVAIEPTRERSNANQATRTRRNSRTRSFASLAAPEPCRRSPAASAVPTAPSASLASSFSPSFSSPSLFPFQSASPFAASFLQSSADSSSPSPSPLSCLHTVLDGGTVALRRPLSDAQLAVFSSLLAVDFGTQKMGMALLSPSDFRFSLARLPSPPTPPREASGVRQGRNAFRPQAPVNESLAEDRKVEQRDRADAEEEQGREAPGEREQEAMKEHPHRLFVEAEREAARRAMAKRRKREKEERWREMKSAGPIGLLLSRVEKGEEELHHAGRHNSPHLHTTSEEEEISSAQQLLPYLAPSSSSSSSSSSSSSATSASAISSSSSSSSSSFSSSLRSEFADLPVSPFASSLYAVSLLRLFVHEGAVDAAVARICAAVASYGVRTVLVGHPRNPRLLPRVSALTFRSLLCRDFSVLLARALLTQQKVFLERAPHHGSPQETGSQRGGCESLRNLRSGRAKRTTASVTPPAVILLDESLTTAEAHRMQKAVPGERGAFLDSRSAAVLGRRFVDERGHGGTLVLPTAETFFSPSFFSSRKSLSEFKEFYRRHSAIRELSTNVPWELLL